The following proteins are co-located in the Pedobacter sp. FW305-3-2-15-E-R2A2 genome:
- a CDS encoding OmpA family protein has product MKSNITKAAMVVALLGVSSQLFAQDTTPETTGRFGKKEFRTWSIGGHAGVLSSNTIFNGNGRDFQAAQESLGYGGYIKKQILPALGLQADFLAGKVKGLRGLSGYDANNNPLYTANSSFETKLEWSAALTAVYNLANISINRENAVLIPYVKAGAGYMSSGADVTTGSVVDKQSYREGYFIPVGAGFKLGIAKGINLDFGYDVNFVKTGKFDGLNTGKFDKFSYGHAGLEFALGSKEKPQLQNYSSLANLRNQSAEESADLRRALSTAEQNAKRDKEAMEAKYAQEMGDDDGDGVANKFDKCPGTPSGTIVDGAGCTLKAAPAIIREKIIVTEADKKVVNEAIRDLEFDLGKATIRAKSYPTLNRVAALLVEKNFSLKLAGHTDNTGSMALNLRLSKERAESIKAYLVSQGANASRIEATGYGPNQPIATNKTAAGRQKNRRVEFSLF; this is encoded by the coding sequence ATGAAATCTAACATTACAAAAGCCGCAATGGTAGTTGCCCTATTGGGAGTATCATCGCAATTATTCGCTCAAGATACAACGCCTGAAACTACAGGTCGTTTTGGAAAAAAAGAATTCCGTACCTGGTCAATCGGTGGCCATGCAGGTGTGTTGAGTTCTAACACCATCTTTAATGGTAACGGACGTGATTTCCAGGCAGCTCAGGAATCTTTGGGTTACGGTGGTTATATCAAAAAACAAATTTTACCTGCTTTAGGTTTACAAGCTGATTTCTTAGCGGGTAAAGTAAAAGGATTAAGAGGTTTAAGTGGTTATGATGCCAACAACAATCCGCTTTACACTGCAAATTCAAGTTTTGAAACAAAATTAGAGTGGTCAGCAGCTTTAACTGCTGTTTATAACCTGGCTAACATTAGCATCAACAGAGAGAATGCAGTTTTGATTCCCTATGTAAAAGCTGGTGCTGGTTACATGTCATCAGGCGCTGATGTAACTACAGGAAGCGTAGTTGACAAACAATCTTACAGAGAAGGATATTTCATCCCGGTAGGTGCTGGTTTCAAACTAGGTATCGCTAAAGGAATTAACTTAGACTTCGGTTACGATGTAAACTTTGTTAAAACTGGCAAATTTGACGGTCTTAACACTGGTAAATTCGATAAATTCTCTTACGGACACGCAGGTTTAGAATTTGCTTTGGGTAGCAAAGAAAAACCACAGCTACAAAATTACAGCTCATTGGCTAACTTACGTAACCAAAGTGCAGAAGAAAGTGCTGACCTAAGAAGAGCTTTATCTACAGCAGAACAAAATGCTAAAAGAGATAAAGAAGCAATGGAAGCTAAATATGCACAGGAAATGGGAGATGACGACGGTGATGGTGTAGCTAACAAATTTGATAAATGTCCAGGTACACCTTCAGGAACTATTGTTGACGGTGCAGGATGTACATTAAAAGCAGCTCCAGCGATCATCAGAGAAAAAATCATCGTTACCGAAGCTGACAAAAAAGTAGTGAACGAAGCGATCAGAGATTTAGAATTTGATTTAGGAAAAGCGACTATCCGTGCTAAATCTTACCCTACATTAAACCGTGTTGCTGCGCTATTGGTAGAGAAAAACTTCAGCTTAAAATTAGCTGGTCACACAGATAACACTGGTTCAATGGCTTTAAACTTACGTTTATCGAAAGAAAGAGCGGAATCAATCAAAGCTTATTTAGTATCACAAGGTGCAAATGCTTCACGTATCGAAGCTACAGGTTACGGACCTAACCAACCAATCGCAACTAACAAAACTGCTGCTGGTCGTCAGAAAAACCGTAGAGTTGAATTTAGTTTGTTCTAG
- a CDS encoding TerC/Alx family metal homeostasis membrane protein — protein MDNNLINHPGVLIGFAVLILVMLLLDLGVFNKKVHAVSSKEAAIWSIVWITLSMAFSGVIYATSGFEKFTQFQSAYWIEKALSVDNLFVFILVFGFFKVPKELHHKVLFWGIIGALLFRAIFIFAGVGLINLTYLPEMMVLGHLVKINVILSVFGVFLIYAGIKSWVASDDDDEEKDFSQSAGARLVYKFFKVSKEFDGAKFFTVENGIKVATPLLVVVAVIEFTDLIFAVDSIPAIFAIAPDDPLILYTSNIFAILGLRALYFLLANFIHMFSLLKYGLAIILAFIGVKMVIAPVYHISSPLSLSIVGGVLILSVIASLIFAPKEKEAINEPK, from the coding sequence ATGGATAATAATTTGATTAATCACCCCGGTGTACTCATCGGGTTCGCAGTGCTGATCCTCGTGATGTTGCTGTTGGATTTGGGCGTTTTTAATAAGAAGGTGCATGCGGTATCAAGCAAAGAGGCGGCAATCTGGTCTATTGTATGGATCACATTGTCCATGGCTTTCAGTGGTGTAATTTATGCGACCTCCGGATTTGAAAAATTCACCCAGTTTCAATCAGCTTACTGGATTGAAAAAGCTTTATCAGTTGATAACCTCTTTGTGTTTATCCTGGTTTTTGGATTCTTTAAAGTGCCCAAGGAGTTGCACCATAAAGTGCTTTTCTGGGGGATTATCGGTGCCTTGCTGTTCCGTGCGATTTTCATCTTTGCGGGTGTAGGATTGATTAACCTGACTTACCTTCCCGAAATGATGGTATTGGGGCATCTGGTGAAGATTAACGTCATCTTGTCCGTTTTTGGGGTGTTCCTGATCTATGCAGGTATCAAATCATGGGTTGCAAGTGATGACGATGATGAGGAAAAAGACTTTAGCCAAAGTGCAGGTGCACGTTTGGTTTATAAGTTCTTTAAAGTTAGTAAAGAGTTTGACGGCGCTAAATTCTTTACCGTGGAGAATGGTATTAAGGTCGCTACGCCATTATTGGTTGTGGTGGCGGTAATTGAGTTCACGGATTTAATTTTTGCGGTAGATTCCATCCCGGCGATTTTCGCGATTGCGCCGGATGATCCGCTGATTTTATATACTTCTAATATTTTTGCCATTTTGGGTTTAAGGGCTTTATATTTCCTTTTGGCCAATTTCATCCACATGTTCAGCTTACTGAAATACGGATTGGCAATTATCCTGGCATTTATTGGAGTGAAAATGGTGATCGCACCGGTTTATCACATCTCTTCTCCACTATCTTTATCTATAGTAGGAGGGGTGCTGATTCTATCGGTGATCGCTTCATTGATTTTCGCTCCTAAAGAGAAAGAAGCCATCAATGAACCAAAGTAA
- a CDS encoding toxic anion resistance protein, whose translation METNPSNTQNLTPVKLDKDGNVDLTTITPEESRKYNELNKSLEPSDVNSILNYGVEAQNSMEKYSNDFLSSVRTYNSGEVGGLINELLTELNYIDVSELEQGGFKSFISKIPFLKNLVVDVKKLFQKYDVVVNNIDKITNKIKAGRLNSIKDNSSLQTMFDSNVSYIHQMEELIISGQLKYNELSVKLAEMEGRPADYQDYEIADLRDFLSRLDKRLADMKIVRFIMLQSLAQIRVVQNNNTSIAEKAQSIVSTTIPVWKNQLTIAVALQRQKANVEMQKKISDTTNTILQKNAEMLKQNSIDVAKENEKTVVSLETLKMTTNSLIETLNEVKKIHEEGNQSRRVLDGELKTLEAELKKNVTRVN comes from the coding sequence ATGGAAACAAACCCAAGTAATACCCAAAACCTTACGCCTGTAAAACTGGATAAGGACGGAAATGTTGATTTAACCACGATTACCCCTGAAGAGAGCAGAAAATACAATGAACTGAACAAGTCATTGGAGCCTTCGGATGTGAACTCTATCCTGAATTATGGGGTGGAGGCACAGAACTCTATGGAGAAATACAGTAATGATTTTTTATCGTCTGTAAGAACCTATAACAGTGGTGAAGTTGGTGGATTAATCAACGAATTGCTGACGGAACTGAATTATATCGATGTTTCTGAATTGGAACAAGGTGGTTTTAAATCTTTCATTTCAAAAATACCATTTCTGAAAAACCTGGTGGTGGACGTTAAAAAACTCTTCCAGAAGTATGATGTCGTGGTGAATAACATTGACAAGATCACTAATAAGATCAAGGCAGGCCGTTTGAACTCTATCAAAGACAACAGCTCACTTCAGACGATGTTTGACAGCAATGTCTCGTATATTCATCAAATGGAAGAACTGATCATCTCAGGACAGCTGAAATACAACGAATTGAGTGTAAAGCTGGCGGAGATGGAAGGCAGACCTGCAGATTATCAGGATTATGAAATTGCGGATTTAAGAGATTTCCTTAGCCGGCTGGACAAGAGACTGGCAGACATGAAAATTGTTCGCTTTATCATGCTGCAGTCGCTGGCTCAGATCAGGGTGGTACAGAACAACAATACTTCTATTGCTGAAAAAGCACAGTCGATTGTGTCTACTACGATCCCGGTATGGAAAAACCAATTGACAATTGCTGTGGCACTGCAAAGGCAAAAAGCCAATGTGGAAATGCAGAAAAAAATATCAGATACCACGAATACCATTTTACAGAAAAATGCGGAAATGCTGAAACAAAACAGCATTGATGTGGCTAAGGAAAATGAGAAAACCGTAGTGTCTCTTGAAACCTTGAAAATGACGACCAATTCGTTGATCGAAACATTGAATGAGGTGAAGAAAATTCATGAAGAAGGTAACCAAAGCAGAAGGGTGCTGGATGGGGAATTGAAAACCCTGGAAGCAGAACTGAAGAAAAACGTTACCCGCGTTAATTAA
- a CDS encoding TerD family protein: MAINLQKGQRISLEKSNGSKLQNICVGINWGAIEKKGMFGFGKNKEAVDLDASCALYNDSKQLLDVVYFASLKSKDGAVKHSGDDLTGDMGGDDGLDNEVITLDFSQLNPAVNYVAFVLNSFRGHDFGTIPFASIRIYEGTPKRVNEVFATYDIANGANFAGHVSMVMGVFYKRNGEWKFNAIGEPTKDKKLEETVNTVTQSYL, from the coding sequence ATGGCAATCAATCTGCAAAAAGGACAACGTATCAGTCTTGAAAAAAGTAACGGAAGTAAACTTCAAAATATTTGTGTAGGAATTAACTGGGGTGCCATTGAGAAAAAAGGCATGTTTGGTTTTGGTAAAAATAAAGAAGCAGTGGATTTAGATGCGAGCTGTGCTTTATACAACGACAGCAAGCAACTGCTGGACGTGGTTTATTTTGCCAGTTTAAAATCTAAAGACGGTGCGGTAAAACACAGTGGTGATGATTTAACTGGCGATATGGGCGGTGATGACGGTCTGGACAATGAGGTAATCACTTTAGATTTCTCTCAGCTTAACCCTGCGGTTAACTATGTGGCTTTCGTCTTGAACAGCTTCAGAGGTCATGATTTTGGAACAATTCCTTTTGCTTCAATCCGCATTTATGAAGGAACCCCTAAGCGTGTAAATGAAGTGTTTGCCACTTACGACATTGCAAACGGTGCTAACTTTGCAGGCCATGTTTCTATGGTGATGGGTGTCTTCTATAAGAGAAACGGAGAATGGAAATTCAATGCGATCGGAGAACCTACAAAAGATAAAAAATTAGAAGAAACGGTAAATACCGTAACACAAAGCTATTTATAG
- a CDS encoding TerD family protein, protein MAINLQKGQRENINAPKFSIGLGWDTNSSSTGTAFDLDASIFILDDQKKLVSDQHLVFYNNLKSPDGAVEHSGDNLTGDGDGDDEQIKIDLTNIDPKVAEICIVVTIHDAEARRQNFGQVRNSFVRIFDASSNEVILKYELEEDFSIETAVEFGRIYKREDKWKFEAVGMGMKGGLQDYLNKYQ, encoded by the coding sequence ATGGCGATTAACTTGCAAAAAGGGCAAAGAGAAAACATTAATGCCCCTAAATTTTCAATCGGTCTGGGCTGGGATACCAATAGCTCTTCTACAGGCACCGCATTCGATTTAGATGCTTCTATTTTTATATTAGATGATCAGAAAAAATTAGTGTCAGATCAGCACCTGGTATTTTACAATAACCTGAAATCACCTGACGGAGCAGTAGAGCATTCCGGCGATAACCTAACGGGAGATGGTGATGGTGATGATGAGCAAATCAAAATTGACCTGACCAATATAGATCCAAAAGTTGCGGAAATTTGTATTGTGGTAACGATTCATGATGCAGAAGCCAGAAGACAGAATTTTGGACAGGTTAGAAACTCTTTTGTTCGTATTTTTGATGCTTCAAGCAATGAAGTGATCTTAAAGTATGAGCTGGAAGAGGATTTCTCCATCGAAACGGCTGTTGAATTCGGAAGAATCTATAAACGTGAAGACAAATGGAAATTCGAAGCGGTAGGAATGGGAATGAAAGGTGGTTTACAAGATTATTTAAACAAATATCAATAG
- a CDS encoding phosphoribosyltransferase family protein produces MIPYTYSLHKIHNTDHFGFEADDYSRFKFGDEQVARSFGKDLADGFIRYYLTENFITGQIVVISSPYCFIPTATFAMKNYFVSQLNRWLVEHGGLVVQEAKVHRTITYKEDYGALSAEDRMTLIGNDSFHIDKDFLEGKTLLFLDDIKITGSHERMILKMVKEYGLKNDIHMLYFAELMNKEIHPNVENHLNYHQVKSIFDLEEIIQGGNFCINTRIVKYILNCDFNSFSIFLERQSTDFINNLYDLSLGNSYHTIESYSENLNYLKNYIHNNNYKLI; encoded by the coding sequence ATGATACCATACACCTATTCTTTACATAAAATCCACAACACGGATCATTTTGGATTTGAAGCCGACGATTACAGCCGGTTTAAGTTCGGTGATGAGCAGGTGGCCAGGTCATTTGGTAAAGACCTTGCGGATGGATTTATCCGGTATTACCTGACCGAAAATTTTATTACGGGACAGATTGTGGTCATTTCCAGCCCTTATTGCTTTATTCCAACGGCAACTTTTGCGATGAAAAATTATTTCGTTTCGCAGTTGAACAGGTGGTTGGTAGAACATGGAGGACTGGTTGTTCAGGAAGCAAAAGTCCACCGGACGATCACTTATAAAGAAGATTACGGAGCACTGAGTGCAGAAGACCGCATGACCCTGATCGGAAATGACTCTTTTCATATTGATAAAGATTTTCTGGAGGGTAAAACGCTGCTTTTTCTGGACGACATAAAGATTACCGGCAGTCATGAACGCATGATCCTGAAAATGGTGAAGGAATATGGCTTGAAGAACGACATTCATATGCTGTATTTTGCAGAGCTGATGAACAAAGAAATCCATCCTAATGTAGAGAATCATTTGAATTATCATCAGGTGAAATCTATTTTTGACCTGGAAGAAATTATTCAGGGAGGAAATTTCTGTATAAATACGCGGATTGTTAAATATATCCTAAATTGCGATTTTAATAGTTTTTCTATCTTTTTGGAGCGTCAGAGTACAGATTTTATCAATAATCTATACGACCTGTCGTTAGGCAACAGCTACCATACGATAGAATCCTATTCAGAAAATTTGAATTACTTAAAGAACTACATACATAATAACAATTATAAATTGATTTAA
- a CDS encoding HAD family hydrolase — translation MPFYKHYSFDLWLTLIKSDPAFKIERTKYFHANFNATKKTIEEVALVFRQVDLMVNAINEKTGKNIDADEMYLMVISIINDYSTAFQDIDVEGLYLEMEALLLKHMPLLYCSECIDVLSRLRESDLSTVSILSNTGFIKGKTLRKVLKHLNLDSLLDFQLYSDEFRLSKPNREFFQLMLDTIDQKKHPQIELKQIIHIGDNPIADVRGAEAIGINSLLINSNHLSISHLLS, via the coding sequence ATGCCTTTTTATAAACACTATTCCTTTGATCTTTGGTTAACTTTAATCAAGTCAGATCCAGCCTTTAAAATTGAAAGAACGAAATACTTTCATGCGAATTTTAATGCCACAAAAAAAACGATAGAAGAAGTTGCTTTGGTCTTTAGGCAGGTAGACCTGATGGTGAATGCCATCAACGAAAAAACCGGAAAGAATATCGATGCGGATGAAATGTACCTCATGGTGATCAGCATCATTAATGACTACTCTACCGCTTTCCAGGACATCGATGTTGAAGGATTATATTTAGAAATGGAAGCATTATTATTAAAACATATGCCCCTGTTATATTGTTCAGAATGTATTGACGTATTGAGTCGGTTAAGGGAATCTGATTTAAGTACGGTAAGTATTTTAAGCAATACCGGATTCATTAAGGGAAAAACATTAAGAAAAGTATTAAAACATTTGAACTTGGATAGCCTGTTAGATTTTCAGTTGTATTCGGATGAATTCCGTCTGTCCAAACCGAACCGCGAATTTTTTCAGCTGATGCTGGATACTATTGATCAGAAAAAACACCCACAAATAGAACTGAAACAAATCATCCATATTGGAGATAATCCAATTGCGGATGTCAGAGGGGCTGAAGCCATTGGCATCAACAGCTTACTCATCAATTCAAATCATCTGTCCATTTCACACTTACTTTCATGA
- a CDS encoding AraC family transcriptional regulator: MTLYVKNMVCDRCVMIVRQQLEHLHFEVKDITLGKVEVSPEPDAHQLQDIASSFQILGFELIDKEKDQLVEQIKNKVIELVHYSDLNEINESLMHLIADRLDKDYAYLSRLFSDVEGITIEKYIIQQKIEKVKELLEYGELNLNEISYKMGYSSSAHLSAQFKSLTGMTPSKYKNTGSNRRNPLDKLK; the protein is encoded by the coding sequence ATGACGTTATATGTTAAAAATATGGTTTGCGATCGTTGTGTAATGATCGTTCGCCAGCAATTGGAGCACCTCCATTTTGAAGTAAAAGACATTACGCTGGGAAAGGTGGAAGTTTCTCCTGAACCTGATGCACACCAGCTTCAGGATATTGCCTCCTCTTTTCAGATCCTTGGTTTTGAGCTGATCGATAAAGAAAAAGATCAGCTGGTTGAGCAGATTAAAAATAAGGTGATTGAACTTGTTCACTATTCCGACCTTAATGAGATCAACGAAAGCCTGATGCACCTGATTGCCGACCGCCTGGACAAAGATTATGCTTATCTAAGCCGTCTGTTTTCGGATGTGGAAGGAATTACCATTGAAAAATACATCATTCAACAGAAAATTGAAAAGGTTAAAGAACTTCTGGAATATGGAGAACTGAACCTGAACGAGATTTCGTACAAGATGGGATACAGCAGTAGCGCACATTTATCGGCTCAATTTAAATCCCTGACCGGCATGACGCCCAGTAAATATAAAAACACAGGCTCAAACCGCAGAAACCCACTGGATAAGCTGAAATAA
- a CDS encoding multidrug effflux MFS transporter — protein MTKQKYFLLILLLGSLTALGPFSIDMYLPGFPAIAKDLNTTVLRVSLSLSSFFIGISAGQLLYGPLLDRFGRKKPLYIGLSVYILASAGCVFATSLDALIALRFMQAIGSCAAAVASIAMVRDLFPVKENAKVFALLMLVVSVSPMVAPTIGGYVTVALGWHTVFIILMALGLLNLIASWLWLPDSFQPDTSLSLKPIPIIKNFLSVVKEPQFYTYAFTGAFAFSGLFAYISGSPLVFIDIFKVSEEGYGWIFALLSVGLIGSSQVNTLMLRKYKSEQLILAALSCQLIIVLFFLLGSINHWFGLIETIVLLFLFLCCLGFTNPNTSALSLAPFSRNAGSASALMGAVQMGLGALASFGVSMFDLKSAVPMVAIMTGTTIVALLILLIGRGNIKVQVQADKDNAMVIH, from the coding sequence ATGACAAAACAGAAATACTTCCTCCTGATTCTTCTGCTAGGATCACTCACGGCCCTTGGTCCTTTTTCCATAGACATGTACCTGCCCGGATTTCCCGCGATTGCGAAAGACTTAAATACGACGGTCCTTCGGGTCTCCTTATCCCTTTCCAGTTTTTTTATCGGGATCTCGGCCGGACAACTCCTGTATGGACCATTATTGGATCGTTTCGGACGAAAAAAGCCTTTGTATATCGGACTAAGTGTCTATATCCTTGCTTCCGCAGGATGTGTATTTGCGACCAGTCTTGATGCCCTGATCGCCCTTCGTTTTATGCAGGCGATAGGAAGTTGTGCCGCAGCAGTAGCCTCTATTGCGATGGTGAGAGATTTATTTCCTGTCAAAGAAAATGCAAAGGTCTTTGCTTTACTCATGCTTGTGGTTAGTGTTTCCCCAATGGTGGCACCTACGATTGGCGGATACGTGACCGTTGCCCTGGGATGGCATACGGTATTTATTATCCTGATGGCCCTGGGTCTGTTGAACCTCATTGCCAGCTGGCTTTGGCTTCCCGACAGTTTTCAGCCGGATACCAGCCTTTCTTTAAAGCCCATCCCCATTATTAAAAACTTCCTTTCTGTAGTTAAAGAACCTCAATTTTACACCTATGCCTTCACCGGAGCATTCGCCTTTTCAGGGCTCTTTGCCTATATTTCGGGTTCACCTTTGGTCTTCATCGATATTTTTAAGGTTTCCGAAGAAGGATATGGCTGGATCTTCGCCTTGCTATCTGTAGGATTGATCGGCTCCAGTCAGGTCAACACCCTGATGCTTAGAAAATATAAAAGTGAACAACTGATCCTGGCTGCATTAAGTTGTCAGCTGATCATTGTATTGTTTTTCCTGCTTGGCAGCATCAACCATTGGTTTGGATTAATAGAAACCATTGTTTTGCTCTTTTTATTCCTATGCTGCCTGGGCTTTACCAATCCGAATACTTCGGCTTTATCCCTTGCCCCTTTCAGCAGAAATGCCGGAAGTGCCTCTGCATTGATGGGCGCTGTACAGATGGGATTGGGCGCCTTGGCTTCCTTTGGCGTAAGTATGTTTGACCTTAAATCGGCTGTGCCGATGGTCGCAATCATGACAGGAACTACGATCGTCGCGTTATTGATCTTGTTGATAGGCAGAGGAAATATCAAAGTTCAGGTGCAGGCAGATAAAGATAATGCTATGGTGATTCACTAA
- a CDS encoding class I SAM-dependent methyltransferase, protein MTNDSGKTEFWESSFIEKQEMWGFEPSNSAILTKDFFVEKSIKNILIPGIGYGRNAQIFKDNGITVTGIEISKTAIEMAEKHYGNEMTIYHGSVTDMPFDQSRYDGIFCYALIHLLDSNERNKLIRDCYSQLSENGYMVFTAISKEAHTYGKGKFLSKDRYEIFDGVNLFFYDRASIQDEFGEAGLFEIIEITENFPFFLIKCKKSSNTI, encoded by the coding sequence ATGACAAATGATAGCGGCAAAACTGAGTTTTGGGAATCCAGCTTTATAGAAAAGCAGGAAATGTGGGGCTTTGAGCCCTCAAATTCTGCAATATTGACAAAAGACTTTTTTGTCGAAAAATCAATAAAAAATATACTTATTCCTGGAATTGGATACGGACGGAATGCGCAAATCTTTAAAGACAACGGAATTACGGTAACGGGTATTGAGATCTCAAAAACTGCTATTGAAATGGCGGAAAAACATTACGGCAACGAGATGACGATATATCATGGTTCAGTCACTGATATGCCTTTTGATCAATCCCGGTACGATGGAATTTTTTGCTATGCTTTAATTCATTTATTAGACAGTAACGAAAGGAATAAACTAATCCGTGACTGCTATTCACAGCTATCAGAAAATGGTTACATGGTTTTCACCGCCATTTCGAAAGAAGCTCATACCTATGGAAAAGGCAAGTTTCTTAGTAAGGATCGTTATGAAATATTTGATGGCGTTAACCTGTTTTTCTATGACCGTGCATCAATCCAGGACGAGTTTGGCGAGGCCGGGCTATTTGAAATCATAGAAATTACCGAGAATTTCCCTTTCTTTTTAATCAAATGTAAAAAAAGTAGCAACACCATCTGA
- a CDS encoding Rpn family recombination-promoting nuclease/putative transposase, with protein MTRIASRYIDPLTDYGFKHIFGNEPDKDIMIDFLNALFEGEKIIADITYSPTEHAGEDAKEKKVLFDLTCTGADGEVFIIEMQRTDQEFFKDRCVFYMSRLISAQLPRGTSNWDVPLKEVYLIGIMEFQFNKINSNYLHNIALINRDTGKIFYKGMGYKFLELPNFDKKESELITDLDKWFYLLKNLSRLDKIPDFLDKRIFQKIFKIAEMSKMTKEERELYHSDVKAKSDWNAGIRYAEKKAAEQARLEGKLEGKLEGKLEGKLEIAINLKKEGVSVELIAKSTGLSIEEVEQL; from the coding sequence ATGACAAGAATAGCTAGCCGTTACATTGATCCGCTTACCGATTATGGGTTCAAACACATTTTTGGTAATGAGCCCGACAAAGACATCATGATTGATTTTTTAAATGCCTTATTTGAAGGCGAAAAAATAATTGCGGATATCACTTATAGCCCTACCGAACATGCTGGTGAAGATGCGAAAGAGAAAAAAGTACTCTTTGATTTGACTTGTACAGGTGCTGATGGAGAAGTCTTCATCATAGAAATGCAGCGAACAGATCAGGAGTTTTTTAAGGACAGATGCGTTTTTTACATGTCGAGATTGATCAGCGCCCAATTGCCAAGAGGAACGTCCAATTGGGATGTACCGCTTAAGGAAGTTTACCTGATTGGTATTATGGAGTTCCAGTTTAACAAAATCAACAGCAATTACCTGCACAACATTGCCCTGATAAACAGGGATACCGGAAAGATTTTTTACAAAGGGATGGGTTACAAGTTCTTAGAATTGCCTAATTTTGATAAAAAGGAAAGCGAACTGATAACAGATCTGGATAAATGGTTCTATCTTTTAAAGAACCTGAGTCGTTTGGATAAAATTCCTGATTTTCTGGACAAAAGGATATTTCAAAAAATATTTAAAATTGCAGAAATGAGTAAAATGACCAAAGAAGAACGTGAATTGTACCACTCGGATGTGAAAGCAAAATCTGATTGGAATGCCGGTATTCGTTACGCGGAGAAAAAGGCAGCTGAACAGGCGAGATTAGAGGGGAAGTTAGAAGGGAAGTTAGAAGGAAAGTTAGAGGGGAAATTAGAAATCGCTATAAATCTCAAAAAAGAAGGTGTGTCAGTTGAATTAATTGCTAAAAGCACCGGCCTTTCCATCGAAGAAGTAGAACAGCTATAA